The Plasmodium vivax chromosome 12, whole genome shotgun sequence genomic interval CATCGGGGAGGGATACCCTACAACTGaagtgtttttccccctcgcaGGTATGCCCCCATAAGTGGGTCAAACGAGTGAGCGGCTGTGGGCGCTGGGCGCTTCGGTTTATCCCCTCCAGTGCACATCGCCTCGCTTGTGCCCACGCAAATGTCTCCTATGGGTAGAGTGTCCTCACCGCAATTTTTCAGATGAACCTCCAGCCCGGTGCCGAATTGCAGTGAACCCTCTCCGCAGAACAGCGGCACATAAAAGAGCGCTTATGCTCGCTTCACCTGCTTGGAGAAAATGCCTAGCGCTAGGACCCCCACTAGTAGCACCATTTAAGCGCCTCCACCTCCCCATGGCATTACACACATGGCGACTACGGGTGTGCCTTTCTGCCGAATGGAACATCACTTCGCATGCACTAAAGTTTTCTTTCAAAGTTGCGCCTGCGCGGTTGGGAGGAAAGTTTGGCGCCTCTCTTGGTCAACACTTCGtcggaggaaaaagaagaagcaacccCCCCATGTGTGGCTACCTCCGTTGGGACAACCTCACGTGTGCTTTCTCTTTCCACTGCGAAATGACCCCGGTGCTGCGGTACCCACTATGTGTAAGTTCCCCCGCACCGGCACATGGTCTACCTCTCGCCCATGTGTTGCCTACTAACCTGAAGCAGCTCCCCCCGTGGCATGAAAAGTTGGCACAAAATAATTGCTACATATTGCATGCGCATAAGCGTGTGGATAAGCCCGCACAGGtacccctctcccccccactgTTGAAGTGTTATGTACTACCCTGTGGGGGATTTATTGCCAACGAaagcttccaaaaaaaaaaaaaaaaaaaaaaaaaaaatccgaaatggggcataaaaatatgacgATAATGCGGAAgaaaggtgggaaaaaaaaaaataaattaacaaaagaTATCTTTTCCCTTCCTACGCAAGGAAaatcttttgcaaaaaaaaaaaaaaaacgcacgcGATCCAGTTTGATGTACAGATAATACTTACATGTAGCAGTACGAGGCACACGCGCATTTGTATGTGGGAGGGAATTGGCAAAATTGCATCAAAAGAGGTGACTTTTGCACAAAACAcgggggaaggaagaaactCGAGCCGGGCAAGAAAAATCGCATCGCAGGTTATGGGCCATGTAAGAGGCCAAGGCGCAGTCACATGTGCTCTCAGAATTTTGAGGTGAAAGTGAAGTTGACTTTGTGAGGGGAGCTCcactaaaaagggggagataaGAAGcagtaaaataaatagtaGAAGGGAAGAGAAGGAGATATAAAGTAGAAGGGATAGGAAGgacatctttttttttggggagggCAGAGAGACTTTTTCCTAAATGGTTCCCCCTTCAGACTCCACAGGAGGGGGGCTCCCATTCCCACTTCATTAACGCGCGTACGCCTCGGGCGCCGCTTCATCGCGGGGGCTCGCCGGTGAGCGCCAAATCTGGGGAGGACAGAACCGCATGGTACGACGTGCGCTTCCGCAGCTGAGTCCCACTCGGGGAGGGGCAGCAGAACTGGATAGGAGACGCGCACCTGTGCATACGCGCATCCGATCGGCGAAGCGGCAGGAGGCGGGCGAACGAAAGAtgtggaaaaatggaaaagtacCGCGAGTTCGCAGACGCAGCCACAGGAATaaacccatttttgcccGTATGGGTGAATAACAAATTGAGCGTCCACGAGAAGCTTCTAAAGTTTCTGCTCTTCCCACTGGTGCTGTGCCGCTTCTGCTTCCTCTCCCTGACGTTGATTTTTATGATCTTCCTAAACAGTCTAGTGAACCTCTTCATATTCCAATGCGTTAAGGATTTTTTCTACCAAATAATACAGGGCATTTACTGCCGGCTGTTGCTGTTTTATTTGGGCTTCTTCTACATGGATGAGGAGTATGCTAGCCATAAGagagtgaaaataaaatgtatgaagaagaagatccCCTTCAGTTATGATGACTATGGCCACATATATCTCTCCAACTTCACCTCCTTCGTggacattttatatttagcATATCGTCTCAATCCGCTGTTTGttattattaacaaaaatggaagtctctcccccgtttttttttttgacttaATAAAGCTATCTCTGCAATTTTCCCTTccaaacaaaaaaggagaatttaaaaatctgGAACAAGTACATGTCTTCgcgaagaataaaaaaataaaatcagtTGTTATATTTCCAGAGGGAATGAAAAGCAACGGCTCCTGTATTCTCctttggaaaaatgaaatttttacacACTCAgaatatgttattaaaaataaatgcaatttGATCGCTTTTACTTACGAAACAAGTTTAATTCCCAAGAAGTGGAGTCTCTTCTACACCTCTCCTCATACCGTTTTCAATCCCGTCCTTCATATCATCCTTCTctgttttaatatatataataaaattaaaattgtgtGGCTGAGCGAAAAGGACATTGCCGAATCGTTACGCGAATTTGACTTCTCCCACTGCGATGAGCTTGTGCACTACTTGAGGAGCCTCATGGGCCTCATGAAGCCCACGGGCGGCACCCTCGTGAATGTGAAAGCGGACTTGCTGGAGAAGTTTGTCAAGTATTGGAACCTCACACGGGGCCGCGCCTACCTCTGAGGGgacccccacacacacatatatatatatatatatttcaggATAGAAACCGCCTAACCCAGCGAGTGTGTAACCCCACTGCGACGCGTCGGTGAAGGCTCATCCATCTGTGTCTTTGATCACCGTGGGGAATTCGCCCCATCTGATGTGATTTATATCCGCGGCTCCAATTGGGGGATAGGattccctccccctcctttttttcatggcAACGCGCCATtcatgtgaatttttttttttttttttttttttttttcccttttaaatGCAACTTTCGATATGTGAGAATTATTCACCcctttgtgaaaaaaaagaaaaaaaaaaaacatgcaatGTGTACGTTCGCGTGTATGGCGTGGAGGGGCAGCTAATGCGAAGGGGAAACTTACCCTCCCCGTACTTTCAATTGCACACCGCGTGGTGTATACGATTATGCGAGCAAGTTTCTACTTCCATATTGCGTTACTCCTGACCCCCCCGCGTGTCCACTTCGAGTAGCCttccaaaaaggggcaggcctcttcttccccgcgccgttgtttttttcccccggcCGAGATGGTACATCCCATATGGTCTTCACAACAGTGGATCTACATTGCACGTACGAAATGGTGAGCAGCATTTTGGATGTCCCCCTCGTGGTTTTTTCGCATCACCCATTTAGTGAGGAATAATCATGCCCTCAGCATAGTTCAAGTGGAggcgttttgcaaaaaaaaaatggcgtagCATTTGctcagaagaaaaattaggCAAAACTGCCAACTCGCGGGTCCTCACTAATGTGCATACACACTTTTATTATGCAGTGTtggccagaaaaaaaaaaaaaaaaaaaaaaaagctatttaAATTCGTTGCAAAGGTGGGTACACACAAGCgcgggcatttttttttttttcttgaagGGCAGTTGTGCAATTAGCTGTACGATTAGCTGTGCCATTGCGAACACATTCCACGCCAAAGTAGACACAGCGCAGTTGCCCACGCAtacaaacacacacatatatatatactggTCTGCTAATTCAGATGCGTGCTCCTCCTAAGGGTGGCCCTTTTTCCTCGCTCCCGCTTTAGCGATACACTTCCCAAGTCAAATTTGACCCCCAAAACTGACGGCTCAAAATGAAGCGAATGCTTTTGCTCACGCTCACCGCCTTGTTTTTCGCTACGAGCCGCGACGTAGGACTGTGCCACATGTGCACAACTGACCTGTGCGGGAGATGCTGCCGCCCCACGCGAGATGGTCCCCCAGAGGAGTTCCCGCCGTCGCGGTCGCATTTCGGTGTCGCTGTCGCTGAGTCTGTTGTTGTCACTGTTGCCTCCGTTTCCACTGTAGCCTCCACTACCACCTCTGCCACCATtttcctctccccttttcccgCGCCGACATCCTTTTTACAGGCTGCGAAAATAATTTCCAACGCACGATGAGGGGGAATGACCCCAGCGACAGCGTATACTGCAGACTCTGCGACTGCAGCAATCCAAGCACAGGTATGTCTGAGCCTCCACtcgtcccttttttcattttgcatttaaCGCTCCCAGTGGGGTCTACACATGCCTTCACACATCCGAAGTGGgagcttttaaaaattgaccGCTTACGAGGCAGTGCCCTCCGTGGGTAGCATCCCcagtgtgtgcatatatatgtgtacatttgcACGCTTGTACGTGTGCACCCCCCCACTTTGATGCTCGAGCGGCGGttgcccccctttcgcaACAGGCTGTGGTTGGGTCGGAGACACCTACGGGAAAGTGATGTGCACGAGTTGCGAGTTCATCAAGCATGCCTCTGTCAAGTATCCCTCACAGGAATGCGAATTTACGAAAATATAAGTTCATAAGgaggtcttttttttttgtagtcacctcttcccctttttgcattcccatttttctactataacttttttttcccctcccttttttttttttttttttttttagagtAAAATATTTCGATATAGCAGGCTGTGGACATGAACTGAAGAGGGGAAACCTTCTCAATAGTGCCTGACGTGGTGGACTAAAGACCATATCAGTGCTCTCGTGGGGAGCACCTCCCGAATGGGTATTTCCCCCCATGTGTGGATCTTCCCGTGGGTGTGCTTTCCACCACTTGttagtgtttttttcttttgttaaCTATTTTGTAACTCatcaatttgtttattttgcgGGTGGCTCGAGGttggtaaagaaaaaaaaaaaaaaaaaaaagcaaacaaacatgcaaagaagcaaaataatgGCAGGCGGTGTGCTAGACATGCTGCGTAAACCCAGTCAGGTGCACAAAAGagaccccccttttgctacTTCTTGCAAAAGGAAGTGCAAACGCACATGTGCTGCTTAACTGCACTTACACTCGCAAGAGTTGCAACAAACCGATTTTGTAATGTCAGACAGGGCGCACTTCTGCCTCCGTCGGAGGTACACCGGATCGGACACATAACTGATGGTCGGCAATTGATACTTTTGATTATCTCTTAAGTCAGGCATCTTTTCGTAGAAGGGCCCCTGCGCGTAACTTATGAGGGGCACGTCGTACAGAATGTCCTTTGCGTAAAACTCGCTATCTATCTGATGGTAGTACAGAGGAGGATTGTCGAAAGAATTTAATACGATGCGTTCCGTTGGTATGCAGGGGAAAGTGGTGGGTTCCTCCTTACTGCGGAGTGCGTCCAGTTCGTTGTACGTGTAGGTCCTCTCAgtgatttttatttcttccttttctgatGGGAAATTAAGGTGGGTGGAGGGTATGCACACACGGCGGGGCTGGGTGTTCATCGGGCGGCCAAGGCAAAGGAGCGCTCGCGAtagcacatatgtatatatatatatacatatgtacacacatgcaaGCGGAGAAGTTGCACACTAATACATGCAGACGGACGAACACACAGATGGGCCGTGAGGCGAGTCGTTGGGACGCCTCCCCGTCTGCTAAGTTGCTATCCTTACCGCAGCAGCATTTGCAGGAGTTGCAAACTGAGCATATAGACTTCCTGAACAAGTTCATCTTGGCGGTCGAAAAggtggtaaaaatgggagtGCGGCACCGAGGAGGGACAGTTTTTTCGTTATCTTATGATTGTTGTGGATGCGCCGTTGTAGCTGCGATGTTGTTATTGTTGCTGCTCTGTGGGAGGGGAGAGGATAAGGGCGACGCTTCTTCACTCCACAGCGGTAGAAGGCGAAATTGAAGGGGAAGTCCTCTACGTGGGAGTTAAAAAGAACGCCTCAAAGAAGATGTACATGCGTAAGGAGTCAACAGGTGTAAATGCATCTCGGTAATTATGCGCTCAGAGCAAAAATTAGAACAGCCGTAAAATAACAACTTAAAAGAACAACTCAAAACAGcatatattttgcaaaacgtggGGTTGTATTTTTTGATCTGCTGTGCTAGTCGACTTGAAAAAATAGACACATTCGTAACAGTCGAGTTGGAACATAACGAATGGGTTTACCTGaacgttcatatttttttctagctATTTTgttgcgtttattttttttttttttttccaaacagCCAAAATGGAACATACGGCGTGTGCACGGGGTATAAACAGCCAAAAAGAAATTTGGAAAGcgacttaatttttttttttcaccttgccTGTTTGTAAAGAAGCCAAAtaaatagctttttttttttttttttttttttcttccttctgtgTGTGTGACAAAGGGGTAGCCATTAAAACCCAACAGGGGggcaccattttgtgtgtgtcAAGAGCATAGTCTACCTATTTGCTACTCACTACGATACTTTAAAAAGACATTTTGGATAAATTCGCGCATGTGAGTTTTCCGTGGTGAATATTTCCTATTCTCCCACTTAGTAGGTAAAaagttgggaaaaaaaaaaaggcacacaatTGGGGTGATAAAAAGGGGTAACCCGCTTACTGCTAAATGGGTGGTGACTAAGTGGAAGAGTCCCCCGGATAAGGTGTACTCACGTTTGGTAAGGGAGTGGCATCATGGTGACACAGCTCATATGTTCATGTCTACCCCTTTCACATTTATTCCgttatacaaaattaaaatgaaaagggaaggGCCCTCCCACCAAAATGAGAAACGTGTGTAGATGAGCAAAACGGagttatttaaaacataCGGTGACTCTATCCGCAGTTCGCCGATTTCGCGTTCACAATTTTGGGTCGGCGCCGCCGCACAAGGAAAACTTCCTATACGCTTTTTAACATCGCAAATGAGTGATGGACGGTGTACATATAAAGACGAAGCCCTGGAAATCATACACATATCGCTTTTATTACGCATTTGGTAAATGcctttcgattttttttcccagttgGGGGTAATTTAGGGGGCTAAAAAAGTGTTGCATTGGGGAAGAttagaaaaaggggggcgtCGTATTTCCTGCCAGAGTGATGTTTAAAAAttcgagtttttttttttctcaaaatgtgACATAAGAGGGTTcaaattttatcctttttttatttattggTATATAACACttagcgattttttttttttttttttttttcgcctccttATCTGACTTGAGACCCCCTTTTAGAAAAAGATTCATCCCAGTGTACGTTCCGCCACCCCCCTCTTCCGTcgcatttttcacaaaagggACATAAATAAACTGCCTCCCCTTGGAAAAAcgtcaaaaaaaagtgtgatAAAAGATACGCTAAATGGGCATCCGTGGAGGGTTAAACAAGAGAAAGATAAACCGCACTGCTGCACTCCCTGTGTGATTGTATCATTCCCTCACGTGGACTTAACAGCATGTTCAGCAAAATGTACGCCTATTTGATGCGCCACACCCGTTTTGAAAACCGAACTCTTTgaagtattaaaaaaaaaaaggagtgtaGTTACTATGACATGAtgttttaactttttttccacccgtGAACATCCTAAAGCGTGGAAAatatttgagaaaaaaaaaaaaaaaaaaaaagcagataCGCTGAGCAGAAAAGAAGGATGGTTCATATTCCCCAAAAGTTGATCGTTCATTACCACCACTGTTCTATAAAAGGTGTtggtgaattttttatagACTGCTTAACCGTCCAACTgctttttttgaaaactGTTTTAAATTGCCCTTTCGTTCACCTGGTGGGGGAGGCACACCCCTTCAGCAGTTATGGGTCTTACCCCTACGCCTTTAACACACTGGAGGGGAATATCCTCTTTGGAGAAGAAATTATCGACTAcatgaaaaatgttaaaatgtaTTTGAGTGGGATGCCGTTTATGCAGCCTGCAGAGAGGGGCTCACCGCATGCGCGAATGTAGAAGTGTTCTGTTTTCTTTTGCCCCTCCTCATCCGAAGTGTATGCTATTAAACCCGATCTGTCTTTCTATCTGTATATCtatctccccccctttcagGTTTACCTGTTTGACTCGATTGCGTATGAACCCTACTTTGGTGTAGTAAACGAGCTGAAGGCAATTTTGGTACGTCTACCCATTTAGCTCTGTGGCGAGGGGGCCATTTTTATGGAAgatattttcccctcccccttttccagATTTTTTCAGTACCCCCCTCTCGCAATGCACCCTTCGCAGGAGTACTTCCTTTGGGTGGATGACGAGATTTACCACAACTTTACCAAAAAGATTTACAAAGATAGGTTCTTCTGTTTGTACTATATTTATCTGACGAGGTAAAGCAGTTGGATCATGTGTGGCAGCTTCTCACTCGGCTGAACAGACGTGCACAGACGTAACAAATCTGCACGTGTGTGTTCCGAAAAATGCATTAACGgctgcttaatttttttttctctttcgcaGAAGACTAAGACGGGAAAACTACGAAAAGTGCCAAATGACTGGGCTGGATAACCACAATTTGGTCAGCCCGCCACACTAAATGAGGATAATGTTTGGGGagagatgcaaaaaaaagtgaagtgTAAACATCGCGTggatttttcccccctttttttttgcagaataTAACCAGgctgaagaaaattttaagcaTCTTGGAGGAGGTCCTATGCAGTGGCGACAATTCCACTGGGGAAGGACGCGACGTCTGCTACTTCGACTGCTTGTGCTTTTCCATTCTGTCTATACTTTACTCCCTTCCGTCGAAATGTAAGCGAGGCGAGGTTTTAAAGGCAACCTTTCGTTAAGAGTGccagaaggggggggcacgAAAAAGTTCCCCCCACATTGCACCATTCGGCGAGTTTGAAAAAGATCGATAAAGGAAAATGGTGATGAGGGGCGAGCGGGGTTCATTTCTTCGCCCATTTTGTGCGGAGCTCCCCTCACGTGGGCCCCCTCCTTTTGGTGCAAATCTCCTTCATTtgagcttccccccttgTGTGTGAATCTGCCTTTACTTGGCGCCTGTTCCCCACTGCAGTCAACGAGGACCTGCAGCGTGCGCTGCTCTCACAGCCAAGCCTGATCGAATTCGTGAGGAGCCTCAACCAACGGTACGGGGTATGGGGAAATGAAAAGTCGTTTCTCCAAGGGGTTAGCGAGGCGAAGTGTTTGTCTCCAGGGTGAGCGCTGGTAGTGGGCGTCTTCCATTCGTTTGAATATGTTAAGCTACGCTACGTTGTGTTAATCAGTGCTATGCTATACCGTACTATGTTATTTTCtgttttgtgtttttttttttttttacgttgcCCCCCACTGGATGCCAACAACGTGCGTACTTCCAAATTGAGTTCGCCTAACCATCGGTGAAAAACATGGACGGGGAGAAAAAGCGCGCCTAGCCGAGTTTCTCTCTTgccaaaaataaagtaaCGCATAAGTGCAAACACCTGTGTGTGCGAAGCATCACGCCTTTTTTAAGGTGCCCCTTTTGGCGTAGTAATAACCCCTTTCGTGCGAGAGGAAGACGTgactttttctcccccgtttttacctgaacaggtcaggtcGATAGCCATACTTTTTTAACCACCCTTCTCTTGccgtttgaaaaaaagcCATTTTCGCCATCCTCGTGAATTTGTAAATTCCTCTAGAGTACCCGCCTTGTATGCACCTCATGCGTATCCGGTTAACTCCGACCTGGGGGTggcggcgaaaaaaaggtgcaacaAATACATGCGGGATAAATTAAACGAAGCAAGGTATGCAAGTGCAGAATGGGGTGAATTTTCCAACAAAAGGGGGCCATGCATGATGAGCCCTGCGTTTGTGGTTGTTAGCCGGTCGGTTTAAGACACCCGTGCGGGGGAGCTGCACTTGCAAATCGGCGCTTCTTCCACGCAACTGCTGCTCCTCTGCCGCGCCTACCTTGTTGTTGACCCTTATTTGCCCCTTAAATCCCAGGTTGTcaaacacatttttgtaaaccCGCGTGTTGACTTCGGACTCCATGAAGGCGCGCCTCGCCAGAATGTCCCTGAACACTTTCCTGTTGTAACTGGGGAAGCCCAGTGGCACTTGGTTCAGGTAGGGCCCCGGGTTTCTTGCTGCCATGTTTGCTGCTTGTAAGACGATGGGGGAGCGTTGCGGCTTGCCTTGCTCAAGTAGCAGAGCAGGGCTATCTCATatgggccaaaaaaaaagaagaaaaaatgtgaaagttGGTCGTTCACAGGTGGATTACCTGCTTGGGGTGACTCGCCTAAAATGGGTCCAATagggaggaaaacaaaatggctaaaaaGTGTGCACCCTGtaggggatttttttttttttttttttttttaaatgctcaTGCAGAAGGAACGATGTGTGAAGGCGCCCTCGGGGGGGACATTCCGAGCACCGcgcgaaaaagaaagcgaTGCCATAGTGATGACGCGCATATGAACAAGCGGTTGCGCTACGGCGGGTGAGGAACTACCCCCTTCGCGTTAACGCTCCAATTGGAAGAGGCATAAATGAATGGTGATTTTTCCTGCGAAAGGGGATAAATCTCCAAGCGGtatgcttccccttttttccgttttgctcaCCCCTGTCATGGGGTTGTGCAGCTCATTTGGAGGTCCCCCTCCTACAAAAGCGGACTAGCATATTGAGCACCTGTGAACCGCTTAGCATTAACAACCGGCGGAGTAACTTCTCAACTGGGAATACACACGTAAGAGAATGGCAGAGGTGGACTGCGGGCCCATCATACACCTAACCATATGCTGAACACAAACAC includes:
- a CDS encoding mitochondrial ribosomal protein S14 precursor, putative (encoded by transcript PVX_118130A); its protein translation is MAARNPGPYLNQVPLGFPSYNRKVFRDILARRAFMESEVNTRVYKNVFDNLGFKGQIRVNNKVGVNRIRMRCIQGGYSRGIYKFTRMAKMAFFQTAREGWLKKYGYRPDLFR
- a CDS encoding hypothetical protein, conserved (encoded by transcript PVX_118120A); its protein translation is MNLFRKSICSVCNSCKCCCEKEEIKITERTYTYNELDALRSKEEPTTFPCIPTERIVLNSFDNPPLYYHQIDSEFYAKDILYDVPLISYAQGPFYEKMPDLRDNQKYQLPTISYVSDPVYLRRRQKCALSDITKSVCCNSCECKCS
- a CDS encoding hypothetical protein (encoded by transcript PVX_118125A), whose translation is MVHIPQKLIVHYHHCSIKGVGEFFIDCLTVQLLFLKTVLNCPFVHLVGEAHPFSSYGSYPYAFNTLEGNILFGEEIIDYMKNVYLFDSIAYEPYFGVVNELKAILEYFLWVDDEIYHNFTKKIYKDRFFCLYYIYLTRRLRRENYEKCQMTGLDNHNLNITRLKKILSILEEVLCSGDNSTGEGRDVCYFDCLCFSILSILYSLPSKFNEDLQRALLSQPSLIEFVRSLNQRYGVWGNEKSFLQGVSEAKCLSPG
- a CDS encoding hypothetical protein (encoded by transcript PVX_118115A); amino-acid sequence: MKRMLLLTLTALFFATSRDVGLCHMCTTDLCGRCCRPTRDGCENNFQRTMRGNDPSDSVYCRLCDCSNPSTGCGWVGDTYGKVMCTSCEFIKHASVKVKYFDIAGCGHELKRGNLLNSA
- a CDS encoding hypothetical protein, conserved (encoded by transcript PVX_118110A); its protein translation is MEKYREFADAATGINPFLPVWVNNKLSVHEKLLKFLLFPLVLCRFCFLSLTLIFMIFLNSLVNLFIFQCVKDFFYQIIQGIYCRLLLFYLGFFYMDEEYASHKRVKIKCMKKKIPFSYDDYGHIYLSNFTSFVDILYLAYRLNPLFVIINKNGSLSPVFFFDLIKLSLQFSLPNKKGEFKNLEQVHVFAKNKKIKSVVIFPEGMKSNGSCILLWKNEIFTHSEYVIKNKCNLIAFTYETSLIPKKWSLFYTSPHTVFNPVLHIILLCFNIYNKIKIVWLSEKDIAESLREFDFSHCDELVHYLRSLMGLMKPTGGTLVNVKADLLEKFVKYWNLTRGRAYL